In Carnobacterium sp. CP1, the following are encoded in one genomic region:
- a CDS encoding DUF1836 domain-containing protein yields MNKIEEELIAWTKEITQFRFPRWEDLPDFDLYMDQVLTLIDTYLSVFNPSQQKKIITASMVNNYVKLGLIPAPVKKRYKKKHLAYLIAISVLKQVLTIPEVKEGIIYQASISGIREAYDLFCTEQEAALIAIASHLEKKDRHPLPLMPNDTDMANLVVRTATIAVATKIVTEKTLSLIAQEKTANRKETKQKKETEL; encoded by the coding sequence ATGAATAAAATAGAAGAAGAATTAATAGCCTGGACAAAAGAAATTACTCAATTTCGGTTTCCGCGTTGGGAAGACTTGCCAGATTTTGATTTATACATGGATCAAGTACTGACTTTGATTGATACTTATCTTTCTGTGTTTAATCCGAGTCAACAGAAAAAAATCATTACGGCGTCAATGGTAAATAATTATGTGAAATTAGGGTTGATTCCAGCTCCTGTGAAAAAGCGATATAAGAAAAAACATTTAGCGTACCTAATTGCGATTTCTGTTTTGAAACAAGTCTTGACTATTCCAGAAGTTAAAGAAGGAATTATCTATCAAGCTTCAATCAGCGGCATTCGGGAAGCGTATGATTTGTTTTGTACTGAACAAGAAGCAGCTTTGATAGCTATCGCTTCACATTTGGAGAAAAAAGATCGACACCCTTTGCCGTTGATGCCAAATGATACAGATATGGCTAATTTAGTTGTTCGCACTGCAACGATAGCGGTAGCGACTAAAATCGTTACTGAAAAAACGTTATCTTTGATTGCTCAAGAAAAAACAGCAAATAGGAAAGAGACCAAACAAAAAAAAGAAACTGAACTGTGA